A window of Candidatus Eisenbacteria bacterium genomic DNA:
GACCTGGCGGATCAGTTGGTCGTGCGTGAGGCGCGTCGCGACGTCGTCGAGCGCGGGACCGCGCAGGCCGCCCTCGCCGCCGAGACTGTGGCAATTGCGGCATTGCTTCTCCTGGACGAGGAGCGCGCCCTGCAGCTCGAGCGGCGAGCGCCTCTGCAGGTACGCGGCCGGCGTCGGCAGCGAGCTCCACGCGTCCATCACCGGCGACCACGGCGCGAACGTGCCGAGGTACGTGAGCGTCCCGATCGTGAGCAGCGCCATTGCCACGACGAGGACGGCGAACGGCCGCCGGCGCCAGCTCTTCTCCCCGGTGCCGGACACGTACGGCAGGGCGAGGAGGATCGCGATCCCCACTACCGGCGCGGTCAGGAGGAGCGGCGTCTCGAGGTTCGCGGGCAGCAGGGCCAGCGCCGCGTAGATCCACAGGAAGAAGAAGTCGGGCGCGGGCTCGGTCGCGATGATGGTCGGATCGGGCTGGCCACCGGGGCCGATCGGTCCGAAGATCGCCGCGCACGCCACGAGCAGGAGGATGACGAAGCCGCCGAAGACGAGGTCGCGCTTGGCCGCGTCCGGGAAGAACGGCACGCCGTCGGCCGCGACCAGCGCTTCGTACTCGGCGCGATACGTGTCGCGACGGACGAGCCGTCCGGGCATCGGCCACTCGTTGATGCCGAGGCGCAGCACCATGAGCAGGTGCACTCCCACGAGCGCGATCAGGAGCCCCGGCACGACGAACACGTGCAGCGTGAAGAAGCGCGACAGCGTCGCGCCGGCGATGATCGGGCCGCCGAGCAGCAGGTGCACGAGGTACGGCCCCAGGACCGGCACGCGCCCCATGATCGCCGCGCCGATCCCGAGCCCCCAGTACGCGTCCTGGTCGAAGCGCATGATCTGGCCGGTGAACGCCATCCCGAGCGTCACGAGCAGCAGGAAGACGCCCACCGTCCAGGTGAGCTCGCGCGGGTACTTGTACGCGCCGAACAGGAAGACCTGGATCATGTGCACGACGACCAGCGCGACCATGAAGTTCGATCCCCAGCCGTGCAGGGCGCGCAGGAACCATCCGAGCGGAACGTCGTAGTCGAGCGCCTGGAGGCTCGCCCACGCGTCGTTCGCCGACGGCGCGTAGATCGTGGCGAGCCCGATCCCCGTCACCACCTGCAGCACGAACGCGACCAGCGTCGCGCTGCCGAACACGTACCACCAGCTCGCCGTGTTGCGCGGCACGCGGTGCCCCGCCGTCTCGGCGAGGAAGGACACGAGCCCCGTGCGCGTGTCGATCCAGTCGGCGATCGCCCGAAGCCGCGTCTTCATACCGGTTGCGAGAGGGTCGGGAGCTCTCCGCCGCGCACCCAGAGCTGCCCGCCCTCGATCTTGTACGTGTACTCGTAGAGCCCGCGCGGCGGCGGGCCCGAAGCGCGCGTTCCGTCCTCGTAGTACACGCCGCCGTGGCAGGGACACATGAAGAGGCCGGACTCGGGGAACCACCGCACCGGACAGCCGAGGTGCGCGCAGTTGATGGCGAACACCTGGAACGTGTCGCCCGCGATCCGGCGGACCCAGCACGGCACGTTCGCGGTCTCGCCGTCCCATGCCTGCACGAAGGGATTGCGGTAGGTCGCGAGCCGGGTCTGACGCTCCGGGAAGTCCGCCAGCGGCCCGAGCGGGATCCACGCCTGCTCGGCGATCCGCCGCGCGGGCGCGAAGAGATAGCCGACGATGGGGATCGCGAAGAGGGTCGCCGCGACCGCGTTCAGCGCCAGGCCCAGCGCGACCAGGAAGCCACGCCGCGACACCGGTGCGAGGGGAGGGGTCTCAGCCATCGGTGCGCTCCTGCGTCGGATACGGCTGGCCCGGCGTCTTCGCCCGCTTCTGGACGAGCCATGCCACCACGTCGGCGATCTCCTGCGGGCTCATCGGGGTCTTCGTCCGATCACCGCGCCAATCGGGCATACCGAGCGCCGGCCGGCCGACCAGGATCGTCGTGCGCAGGCCCTGGTCGCTGACCAGCGCCAGGTACGAGCCGTCGACGATCGAGCCGCCGTGCTCGCCGCCCGCGCCGGCGGGCCCGTGGCACGCGGCGCAGCGTGCGGCGTAGGCGATCGCGCCCCGGACCGCATCGCCCGCCGGCGCCGCGTACGGCGGCGGCGAGGTGCCCTCGAGCGCGCCGGGGCGACCCCAGCGGCTTCGCATCTCGCGCACGATCACGTCGACCTGCTCGTCGGTGAGCGATCCGCCGGCCCGTCGCGCGAAGCCGGGCATGGCGGTTCCCGGCACGCCGCCGGCGGTCACGCGCCGCAACGTCGCGTCGTCCGCGAGCGCCAGGTACACCGGATC
This region includes:
- a CDS encoding cytochrome b N-terminal domain-containing protein, with translation MKTRLRAIADWIDTRTGLVSFLAETAGHRVPRNTASWWYVFGSATLVAFVLQVVTGIGLATIYAPSANDAWASLQALDYDVPLGWFLRALHGWGSNFMVALVVVHMIQVFLFGAYKYPRELTWTVGVFLLLVTLGMAFTGQIMRFDQDAYWGLGIGAAIMGRVPVLGPYLVHLLLGGPIIAGATLSRFFTLHVFVVPGLLIALVGVHLLMVLRLGINEWPMPGRLVRRDTYRAEYEALVAADGVPFFPDAAKRDLVFGGFVILLLVACAAIFGPIGPGGQPDPTIIATEPAPDFFFLWIYAALALLPANLETPLLLTAPVVGIAILLALPYVSGTGEKSWRRRPFAVLVVAMALLTIGTLTYLGTFAPWSPVMDAWSSLPTPAAYLQRRSPLELQGALLVQEKQCRNCHSLGGEGGLRGPALDDVATRLTHDQLIRQVLQGGGEMPAYGKNLSPPEVTALVAFLATLHPAGQVPARDASARTNP
- a CDS encoding Rieske 2Fe-2S domain-containing protein, whose translation is MAETPPLAPVSRRGFLVALGLALNAVAATLFAIPIVGYLFAPARRIAEQAWIPLGPLADFPERQTRLATYRNPFVQAWDGETANVPCWVRRIAGDTFQVFAINCAHLGCPVRWFPESGLFMCPCHGGVYYEDGTRASGPPPRGLYEYTYKIEGGQLWVRGGELPTLSQPV
- a CDS encoding c-type cytochrome; translation: MRRARALLSLCAVLAFGAGCDQMPGRPQRADRPVRPSKVMDFATLYGESCAGCHGDERRPGAAVALADPVYLALADDATLRRVTAGGVPGTAMPGFARRAGGSLTDEQVDVIVREMRSRWGRPGALEGTSPPPYAAPAGDAVRGAIAYAARCAACHGPAGAGGEHGGSIVDGSYLALVSDQGLRTTILVGRPALGMPDWRGDRTKTPMSPQEIADVVAWLVQKRAKTPGQPYPTQERTDG